The sequence below is a genomic window from Cicer arietinum cultivar CDC Frontier isolate Library 1 chromosome 6, Cicar.CDCFrontier_v2.0, whole genome shotgun sequence.
CCGTAGCAAATTGTTGAGTAATGTCTACTTGTcataatttgtttgatttccaTACTCTTGTAATTGGTTTTTTGGAGTTAATGTCATGGTTTTAGTTGGTTATCAttcatcattcttcttattttcagGTTGAATTTCACATCCCTGGGGAAAGCTGCTGACAAAAGTTCTTAAGACCCATGAAAACTTTAGCTGCTTAAAAGCTGGGATGTAAATGCTTTTTATAGGTCCTCTTTTTCCTATGTGCAATAATGTTGATATTGCAAATAAACAGTTAGAAGAACCTAGCGCCATCCATTTTCACTTTTTTGCAGCATGAAAAACTGATGATAATTTAATAAGCGTCATGCAAATAAACTGTTGATGTTTAACATTTATCCTCgacaatattttgataatttaaggAACTAGAAAAAATGATGTTCTTAGACATTTTATAGCTTCTGCATATCATGGTGGTTCACTGTGATTTTGTTAATCTCATCGCAAAATCAAATATGCATATAGTCTATTATGAACCACGTATAAACGGCATAATTTATTTTCCATATACCGTTTGATATAATAATTTGTATGTGGTGCAAAATCTGAATCTAAAATTTAGGAACTCAAAAGTTGAATTGCTATGGGTGATGGAGGATGATACTACTTGCGAAATATAGGAAATTTAATTAGAGGCTTAACGAAGAAGTCACCAAAAAACTTGAGGGATCTCCATGTTATGATTTGTCTCGAATAAATCTTTAATTTAATCTCTAGGGTATTAtcctaaaaataataatagttttgaaAATACATAATTGTCAAATTTAGtttcttaaaatatatgaaaattccTTCACTTATCTCTACCATTTTAACAGCATGAGATAAAAAGCgataaattcatatatttaagttgtatatattatttttatatactttataGGCCAAATTTGAAAGATAGGTATGTTTTAGAGACTATTTAAGGAATTTAGATTACATGTATACAATAACATACATTCAAATCGTccgattaaaaataaattttaaatttttttaaataaaaatttcgaTCTTAAAATCTGAATTATTTCATCTTAATTGCGGAAATAGTGTGATTGTCCACAAGTGATTAAACAATCCAAATCCATGTTTATGATGTGGTAGTTAGGTAGACAACACAAAAGTTTGGGTATAATGAAAGAACCAATTTTTGATTATGAATTGATGTATACTTTGCATTAACCAATACAAAACCACCAACATGGATAATAGAATATTAGTCGCTTGTTTatgtacccaaaaaaataatattagtcgCTGTTCAAGTTTCTTAGCAATGGTGGCAACAAAGGGTGTAAGAAATCATTAAAGTCATATAGTTTGGGAATGACACGACGAAGAAGACTAGAAATCGGAGAGGGACAGatatttgatataaattttatttaatatagatcatagtttttatattattatacaatCACTTTGAATATTTGTTTAACCGAAACAATAGTATCATAGAGACAGAGAGTGCGACGTTTGGTCATACATCCATCCAAGCATCGGAAAGGATACCAACTGGACAACATGTTGCTGTTTGGAGATAATATTTGAGTCCCACAACAATTAACTAATACTTTTTTAACACATGAAACtcactttttaatataataatcattacaaaattaatagtagacttaaaatcatattaattattatccacttacttataaaaaaatactatgaTAGATTATTATATCATCCTCTCTCAGTCTTAActactttaataaatatatattagtaatggacattaataaataaataaattaataaatgtctCCCCTGTTACATTGCATTTGCAAGAGactagaatttttaaaaaagtgttttttAATGCCACTACCAAGTATCAAGTTGCAACAACATTTTTATAGCAAGTGTATTTGATCCccaaaaagaaaacaacaactTGTGACTATTTCAACTGGTTTCTGTCATTCTCATGTTTGGTGATAATGAGGTTGATGTCTTTGGATTGGTCTCCTCACTAGGTGCTTATATATACTTATGAAATATATCCTTAATTTTCACTTATCATAAAATCAATCTTGTATCAACCAAAGTAATAAACAACACATATCCAATATTTCCAACAAGTTAATTCTTCAATTAGTGAATATGGTGGTGGGTATGGAATACTTGGAGCATGTTTTGGTGCCATTGGGTCTATTGGTGTTCTTCATGTACCATATGTGGCTTCTCTTCAATATTCTGTATAAGCCTTTTGGAACTGTCATTGGTCTAAACGCTGAATCTCGTCACCAATGGGTTCTTGCCATGATGAGTGTGAGTTCTTGCTTTATTCTCACTTTTTCTTTTGATGCAAACAAAAAAgattacattttttattgtttattagtTGGGTCATTGATGGTTTTCAATAAAGGTGATTCTTTTGGATAAAATTAGTATTATTCTTTCTAAATGTTATCATTATcccaatcaatttttttagaaattactCCTATTTACCAACTTCAGTTAGTACTTTTGATCATGCACACGTGCTGTTTGATTATCTCATTTCTGAATAATTTTGttgctttttgttttttgatatGAAATTGGTGTTTAGTTATGTTTGGTAATCCTGCTTGAAATTTTTGTGTTTCATTGGTGTCACTGGGGAATCTAATAATACCCTAGGTAGGTAGTTTATGACTATTCATTTAAGCAACTGCAATAAGCATGTTCCcattttctcattttcttaATAAAGAAAGTACATGTGCCTTTTGAATGTTAATTAATGTCATTGTCAGCCTATTGAGTTGTATGTTCTGCtatgtattgaaaaaaaagtgATTGAAATAGGTATATTAATGTGTGAGATAATACCATTATAGttcttaatttatcaaaattataaatacatcCCTAAATATGTCTTTTGCTAGCAATTTTATGTACTAAATTGACCAAAGAAAAACATATTAGATGACTAAATTAACTAActaaaaacacacaaaaataactaacaaaaaaacaaatttaggtatattttgtaattttgatacaAGGACTATTACCTCACATGACCAAATTAACTATTTACCCTTTAAATGAACTTGTGTAGGAAAAACTTGGGTGGTTTACTGCAGTACTACTGATTGAGGATAGATCAGTTTTTGTcttcaatattttgtttttcagaTGCTTTCTTCTGCTGTCTATCTTAAAAGAGGACATTTAAATATATCCCTCTTCCTTAAATGTGTAAAACTCTTACATAAGATTTATACTATTAGCCTATTAGAGGGGAACTCCACTTGGTTAATGTTTCCAAATATTTACACTTGTTTTAGTGTTTGCACTTGTTttgttttacattttattaCGTAGAAAGATTAAGTCAACACCAGGAAAAAAAACTCATAGTTTACTATGTAACACATTCTGAACTTTAGTTAACTAGTGCTTCATTGTTGTGTTAATTGTGTTTTCCTTAGAACATATAGCATTTACATGATCAATTCAATTGCTATATTTTCAGGATCCATTCAAGAATGGTGTTTTGGCTATCCAAACTATCCGCAACAATATAATGGGATCTACTCTTCTTGCTACAACAGCAATCACACTTAGTTCACTAATAGGTATATTCACTAATAATTCATGGAATTCTGATGACCCATCTTCCCTATTTCACAGCAGTGCTTCGGTCAAACGCATTTCGATTACCATCTGCTTCCTTGTCGCATTTCTATGCAATGTACAGTCCATAAGATGCTACTGTCATGTCAGTTTTCTAATCACTGCACCTACAATCCGCGATAAAAAGGCGTATACGGAATATATCTCTAAGACATTGAATCGCGGTAGTCACGCTTGGTCACTCGGATTGCGAGCATTTTACCTGTCATTTACATTCTTCCTTTGGATCTATGGTCCTATACCAATGTTTGTTTGTTGCTGCTTGACATCATTCACTTTGTACTTTCTGGATACAACAGAAAAAATCACAATGGATCTTCACAGTAACTCATTCGAGAAGGATAATGATGTAGAATCTGCAGTGGAGCCTTGTTATTATCCTTTAGCTGATAACAATCTGGCTCAAAATGCAGCTGTTGATAATGTGtaatttgatgtatttattcACTTAGCAATCGCAATTTTTGTAATGTTTTTGGTGTGATTCTGCTACGAGTATAGTTCTAGGATAGCTACATAAACAACATCATTAGTGGTTGATTCTGTCATTTTGTCTAGTTTCAGCACAAACTCATcatgctaaaataaaatttgcttttctttttataaataatacaaGACTATGGTTGTGTAGATCGTAGTACTATATCTCAAATGAATCACGAACCATTTTGACAGAGGACAAAGATTTGGTACCTGCATATTACATCTCTTATaagataaaaactaaatttggaCCTGAGCTTCTTATTATATAAGTAATTTTAAGAATGTGTAAACTAATACTGCTACTTTTTTAGAGATTTCATCAAAATTagaagttattatttttaagttttaattatcaagaccaatttttaaatttaaaaagcaGTACAAGGCCtcaatataagcaaaaaatacTTACTTTCACATTTATTAAGAATGCTAGTTAAGTAcattattttttcttgatttcttgtgaaaaaagaaaaacatttgttAATCTAACCCTTATTTTAATGGTCATCTCTTAacagtattaaaaaaaataatgtaagaatatttttataacaatgacATCGAATGTTGATAGATTGACCAACATCTGTTTATATTTGAGTCAGGCAAATGCATTATACTATTGCTTATAGTTCAGGAGAAGATTAAGAGTAACATCACTTAGCACAGCACAATAATTATGAAGATTACACAATTACAAACATCATTGTTTCACTACAAGTTTTCATATGAAAGTGATGTTTTGAGAACTAATATTAAGATTGTCTTTGCTAAAAAAAAGCAAGAAAACATTTTCAACCATTCATTCAACAATCCATATGTACTAATACCAAAAGCAACACATTGGAGAggttatttaaataagtgagaCATCAAATTTGTGGACACACACTGCATCTTCTTATTTGTAATCcaatttcatttatttgtttcatAACTAAAATTCATACACAATTGGACAAAGTGGTGCACTCTTTTCCCACTTTTTGTTGTTCCCTTTTGGCATAAGATAGATTAAATATCAGTTACTATTGGTGACAACTTTACTAGTAGGGATGGCAATAAAATCCGCACCCGCGGGTACCCATCCAAACCCGTTTGATTTGGGCGGGGAAAACCCGCTTTAATTGGGTGCGGGTGCGGGTGCGGATTTTCCACGACATTAAAATTCGGGGGCGGGGGCGGGTTTGGGGGTGGTGATATCCACCCCGCTCCCGCACCCGAACCCGCCCCGCaagtattattattgtaattttttaattttatatacaaatacttatttaatatatttaatattttttaaaatattaaaaattataattttatctttatataaaatattttaaattttattattattatttaataataattattttattataataaatatgatttttaaatttataattttatatatttgagtgGGTGCGGGTGCGGGCGGGGAAACCCGAGACCCGTTGCGGGTGGGGATGGATGCTTAAATTTTACACCCGCTATGAAATGGAGGCGGGGGGGGGGGTTTCCCCCCTTAGTCGGGGGGGACTAGTTTAAAGAATAAGAGAAGAGTCTTTGTTTAAAATTAGGAACTTTACTTgttttgtagaaaaaaaaaaaaaaaaaaaaaaaaaaaaaaaaaaaaaaaaaaaaaaaaaaaaaaaaaagacaagtttgtgttagTGGAAAAGTGAGGTGTGTGTGTGTTAGTGATAGTGAGGTGGAACTAATTTGAATTTCAACACATTTTTGGTGTGTTGTCATGTGGGGGTAGCGTTACGCTTTAGAgtggtaataataataacaatattgatATCAACACTCCTTTTTTACTACgtaaattgagttcacgtactAAATCGCGTTCACCTAAATGTATgtgaattgaattcacgtaGGTAAATTGAATTCACGTAGGTAAACTGTATTCACGTATTGCATTTGAATTCTTAAGTTTCATGAAATACCAGAGTCAACCTAAGGTTAAAGCCAGCAAGTATCTCGAAGATTCATCTTtaagaaaatttatatcatttagtttcacaaacatatttttttactaataaaactCTCAAAATTGTATCAACTAGCGATCACCAAGAGAAATTATTAGTTGTTTTgataaagttatttatattttttttgcgATTTTTCagctcttttttatttttgtaattttaaatagtatgatttatattttcgaatttacatttatatattagactatttattaaattaatataattaatatcgcatgatatttattttacaagtGATAATAATGtctattgattttaatatttgtttatataatattaaatttatttaaaattttatcagttttagttttaaaaatattataatgtgagatttttttattaaataaaaaaattttgagacatttttattaaataattttttttttgttttttagagaGGCTTAAACTAAATGAATTCAATTCACCTACATGAACTTACACTTACATAAACTTAATTCACGAATACGTGAATTCAACTACATAAACCATGCACGTACgtaaattgagttcacgtaattatatataaattgagtTTACGTAAATTGAATtcacttaattaacatatattgaGTTTACCTAAACgtacgtgaattcagttcacgcAAATGTTATAAATAACTAAggatatttttagtattttgttaaaaaatattgaggGGTGTGAGTAGCAAAAGTGGGGGTATAGGTAGcaaaattgtaataataataataatatgaggTAAGTGAATAGTTGAATTGGAAAGGTAAAGTTTGATTTGAGGTTTGTTTGAAGAAGCAAATAAAaggaaagaggaagaagatggaagtaGAGGATTTGGATTATGTGGTGGTGCCTGTTGGAATGCTGGTGCTGCTAATATATCACGTTTGGCTTCTTTACACTATAATCCGCTACCCATCTCGCACTGTTATTGGTTTGAATGCTCAATCTCGTTACCAATGGATTCTTTTCATGATGTCTGTCAGTACTCTCTAACTCACTCATTCTGTTTTCTTGTATTTGTCATTTCACACTTGCCAAATCCATAACATTGTCTTTATCTTTAGGTATTTTGGTGATAAAATTTTAGTGCATGTTTGTATTGATAAATCAATGTGATTTGgacaaaaatttcaataaaatcac
It includes:
- the LOC101509529 gene encoding uncharacterized protein — encoded protein: MVVGMEYLEHVLVPLGLLVFFMYHMWLLFNILYKPFGTVIGLNAESRHQWVLAMMSDPFKNGVLAIQTIRNNIMGSTLLATTAITLSSLIGIFTNNSWNSDDPSSLFHSSASVKRISITICFLVAFLCNVQSIRCYCHVSFLITAPTIRDKKAYTEYISKTLNRGSHAWSLGLRAFYLSFTFFLWIYGPIPMFVCCCLTSFTLYFLDTTEKITMDLHSNSFEKDNDVESAVEPCYYPLADNNLAQNAAVDNV